A single window of Metallosphaera hakonensis JCM 8857 = DSM 7519 DNA harbors:
- a CDS encoding 50S ribosomal protein L32e gives MEMKVSLNRKKIYKMKQLHRNKLPKFLRYDWDKYFRLERQERWRRTRGQDNKTRLRIKGFPKPVMVGFRTPASIRHLHPSGLKEILINNVKEVESLATKKDQVIIRISSQVGLRKRLEIIRKAKELGIRICNGD, from the coding sequence ATGGAAATGAAAGTATCATTAAATAGGAAGAAAATTTATAAAATGAAACAACTCCATAGGAATAAGCTACCTAAATTCCTGAGATATGATTGGGATAAGTACTTTAGGCTGGAAAGACAGGAGAGATGGAGAAGAACAAGGGGCCAAGATAATAAAACAAGACTGAGAATTAAAGGCTTTCCTAAACCTGTTATGGTAGGTTTCAGGACACCCGCATCAATAAGGCACCTCCATCCTTCTGGACTCAAGGAGATATTGATAAATAACGTCAAAGAAGTTGAGTCGCTCGCAACAAAGAAGGATCAGGTCATTATAAGAATTTCATCTCAAGTAGGCTTAAGGAAAAGACTAGAAATAATTAGGAAAGCGAAAGAATTAGGTATACGAATTTGTAATGGTGATTAG
- a CDS encoding 50S ribosomal protein L6, whose product MQLISFKEEIQIPSGITVSIEGKTVKVKGKKGEISRDFSFANFLNITQEDGKIVLEASFLGRREKAVVYSVMKHIKNMFTGVQKGYRYYLKIIFTHFPITVKVVGDEVQITNLIGEKNVRKARIMPGVKVTVKGEDILVEGIDLEKVSQTAANIELASKIRGFDRRIFSDGIYIYKNEVIE is encoded by the coding sequence ATGCAATTGATCTCATTTAAAGAAGAAATTCAGATTCCCTCAGGCATAACAGTGAGTATTGAGGGAAAAACGGTCAAAGTCAAGGGCAAAAAAGGAGAAATCTCTAGGGACTTCTCATTTGCTAACTTCTTAAACATTACTCAAGAAGATGGTAAGATTGTACTAGAAGCCTCCTTCTTAGGGCGTAGAGAAAAGGCCGTAGTATATAGTGTTATGAAACATATAAAGAACATGTTTACTGGCGTTCAGAAGGGCTACAGATATTACCTGAAGATAATATTTACACATTTCCCAATTACAGTGAAGGTTGTAGGAGACGAGGTTCAAATTACTAACCTTATAGGCGAGAAAAATGTTAGGAAGGCGAGGATTATGCCTGGAGTTAAGGTGACAGTAAAAGGAGAGGACATATTGGTTGAGGGAATTGATTTAGAGAAGGTATCCCAAACGGCTGCGAATATAGAGCTTGCCTCTAAGATAAGAGGTTTTGATAGAAGGATATTCTCCGATGGGATTTATATTTACAAGAACGAGGTGATTGAGTAA
- a CDS encoding 30S ribosomal protein S8: MTVVNTLSNALSSLYNNEMRRNNQAIIMPSSKLIVNVLRTMQKEGYVGEFEYIDDGRWGKIVVQLLGRINKCGAITPRYSLTYREMISLPDYIRRYLPSKEIGVVIVSTPKGVMTHKEAARQRTGGIVLGYVY, translated from the coding sequence GTGACAGTGGTAAATACCTTATCAAACGCTCTGAGCTCGCTCTATAATAACGAAATGAGAAGAAATAATCAAGCTATAATAATGCCATCGTCGAAGCTTATAGTTAACGTTCTAAGGACCATGCAAAAAGAGGGTTATGTAGGGGAATTCGAGTACATTGATGATGGAAGATGGGGGAAAATAGTTGTACAGTTGTTAGGTAGAATAAACAAGTGTGGGGCAATAACTCCCCGCTACTCCTTAACTTATAGGGAAATGATTAGCCTTCCAGATTACATAAGGAGATATCTTCCGTCAAAGGAAATTGGCGTTGTTATAGTCTCTACTCCAAAAGGCGTCATGACCCATAAGGAGGCTGCAAGGCAAAGGACAGGAGGAATAGTCCTCGGGTATGTGTATTGA
- a CDS encoding 30S ribosomal protein S14 has product MGKYKPPAERKYGRGVQYCRRCGSTDSVIQKYGIYLCRQCFREVAYPLGFKRLR; this is encoded by the coding sequence ATGGGTAAGTATAAACCACCAGCGGAAAGAAAATATGGGAGAGGAGTTCAGTATTGCAGAAGATGTGGAAGCACGGACTCTGTTATACAGAAGTATGGGATATACCTCTGTAGGCAGTGCTTTAGGGAAGTGGCATATCCCTTAGGATTTAAGAGGCTGAGGTGA
- a CDS encoding 50S ribosomal protein L5: MEQHVGKQNPMREIKISKVTVNIGLGESGERLQKAMQLLEELTGSKPVYTKAKKSIKEFDVRKGAPIGVMVTLRYEKAEEFLKRALAAVNYKIKSSSFDKHGNVSFGIAEHVVIPGTRYDPEVGIFGLDVAITFERPGFRVSRRKRQKSKIPESVRIKREESMKYLTEKFGVTIV; this comes from the coding sequence ATGGAGCAACATGTTGGTAAGCAAAACCCTATGAGGGAAATTAAGATTTCCAAGGTAACGGTTAATATAGGACTTGGAGAATCTGGGGAAAGGTTACAGAAGGCTATGCAGTTGTTGGAGGAATTAACAGGATCTAAGCCAGTCTATACAAAAGCCAAGAAATCTATAAAGGAGTTCGATGTTAGGAAAGGTGCCCCCATAGGAGTTATGGTGACTCTAAGATATGAAAAGGCAGAGGAGTTTCTGAAAAGAGCCTTGGCAGCTGTCAACTACAAGATAAAATCATCAAGTTTCGATAAACACGGAAACGTTAGCTTTGGTATCGCTGAGCATGTGGTTATCCCTGGAACCAGATACGATCCTGAAGTGGGAATATTCGGATTAGATGTAGCAATAACCTTCGAGAGGCCTGGATTTAGAGTTAGCAGGAGAAAAAGACAAAAATCAAAAATTCCTGAATCCGTGAGGATAAAGAGGGAGGAGTCCATGAAGTACCTCACGGAGAAGTTTGGAGTTACCATTGTTTGA
- a CDS encoding 30S ribosomal protein S4e, which yields MAHITRLEAPWFLRASKKEYKWTVKASPGPHPLMRSIPLGLLLRDYLKFTTSLNESKKIISDGKVLVDGRIRRDFKYPVGLMDVVSIPHADMYFRIVPDKVRLLKAVKVSEEESKFKLIRLLNKTLVPGGLLQLNLEDGRNIIVNKETGDLVKQPTLSTFNISLPGQEVRGVYTFKENAYVMAIGGKNAGMIGQLKRIQTSPYKTRRYSIVVIRGSSGVEYETNLENAMVVGDEKPEIKVE from the coding sequence ATGGCACATATTACAAGGCTTGAAGCTCCCTGGTTTCTAAGGGCGAGTAAAAAAGAATATAAGTGGACAGTGAAGGCATCGCCTGGGCCTCATCCATTAATGAGAAGCATTCCACTTGGGTTGCTATTGAGAGATTACTTGAAGTTCACTACGTCATTGAACGAATCTAAAAAGATAATTTCGGACGGGAAAGTATTAGTTGATGGGAGAATAAGAAGAGATTTTAAGTATCCTGTGGGCTTGATGGATGTTGTGTCAATTCCTCACGCCGATATGTATTTTAGAATAGTGCCGGATAAGGTTAGGCTACTAAAAGCGGTAAAAGTGTCTGAGGAAGAAAGCAAATTCAAGCTAATCAGGCTTCTAAACAAGACCTTAGTTCCAGGAGGTTTATTGCAACTGAACTTAGAAGATGGAAGAAATATTATTGTGAACAAGGAAACGGGAGATCTAGTAAAACAACCTACGCTCTCAACGTTTAACATCTCTTTGCCGGGTCAAGAAGTTCGTGGAGTATATACATTCAAGGAGAATGCATACGTTATGGCCATTGGTGGTAAGAACGCCGGAATGATTGGTCAGCTAAAGAGAATTCAGACGTCGCCGTATAAAACAAGGAGATATTCAATCGTTGTTATAAGGGGTTCAAGTGGTGTTGAATACGAAACTAATCTTGAGAACGCAATGGTAGTTGGAGACGAAAAACCTGAGATAAAGGTGGAATAG
- the rplX gene encoding 50S ribosomal protein L24 → MTASSNLVAKLSDELSKEYSIRRIPVRKDDTVRVMRGDNYGFEGKVTQVFPATGRISIEGLTRKKADGTPIYIKIHASKVEITKLNTNDPKRRDAITRKASKSQKTDSGGKS, encoded by the coding sequence ATGACTGCTTCTTCCAATTTGGTTGCTAAATTGTCTGACGAACTATCAAAGGAGTATAGTATACGCAGGATTCCGGTTAGAAAGGATGACACTGTGAGAGTTATGAGAGGGGATAACTATGGGTTCGAAGGCAAGGTGACTCAAGTATTTCCGGCTACTGGTAGGATATCGATAGAAGGTTTAACTAGGAAGAAGGCCGATGGTACACCAATATATATAAAGATCCATGCTTCCAAGGTTGAGATCACTAAGTTGAATACGAATGATCCCAAAAGAAGAGATGCCATAACACGTAAGGCATCAAAGTCCCAGAAGACAGACTCAGGAGGTAAGAGTTAA
- a CDS encoding 50S ribosomal protein L14, translating into MPEKMQVLGSRKGLTPGVQNYTKVVVSDNSGGKEAVIISVFGYRGALRRVPFANVGDLVMVSVRKGSPDVRKQKFKAVVIRQKMPFRRPDGTWISFDDNAVVIVNPDGTAKGTEIRGPVAREAAERWPKVASLATFIV; encoded by the coding sequence TTGCCAGAGAAAATGCAAGTATTAGGTTCAAGGAAAGGTCTTACACCAGGTGTCCAGAATTATACAAAGGTAGTGGTTTCCGATAATAGCGGAGGGAAAGAGGCGGTTATAATTAGCGTATTCGGATATAGGGGAGCTTTGAGGAGGGTTCCCTTCGCTAACGTTGGCGATCTAGTAATGGTATCTGTTAGGAAAGGATCTCCGGATGTGAGGAAGCAGAAGTTTAAGGCGGTTGTGATAAGGCAGAAGATGCCCTTTAGGAGGCCTGATGGGACTTGGATATCATTTGATGATAACGCAGTAGTGATAGTTAATCCAGACGGAACCGCAAAAGGCACAGAAATTAGAGGCCCCGTAGCAAGGGAGGCTGCAGAAAGATGGCCTAAGGTGGCTAGTTTGGCTACCTTTATAGTGTGA
- a CDS encoding 30S ribosomal protein S17, which yields MSQVKPKNVGIPGVSPPTKECDDLDCPYHGSLRVRGTLIEGTLIKSRAMKMGVVERTYLFYDHKYKRYERRSSRIHVRIPSCVEVKEGDTVIIGETRPISKSVSFVVLGKR from the coding sequence ATGTCTCAAGTTAAACCAAAAAACGTGGGCATTCCTGGTGTCTCACCTCCTACCAAGGAGTGTGATGACTTGGACTGCCCATACCATGGGAGTTTAAGGGTAAGGGGCACCTTGATAGAGGGCACCTTAATAAAGAGCAGAGCAATGAAAATGGGAGTAGTGGAGAGGACTTATCTATTTTATGATCATAAATACAAGAGATATGAGAGAAGGTCTAGCAGGATTCATGTGAGGATACCTTCATGCGTTGAGGTCAAGGAGGGAGATACAGTGATTATAGGAGAGACCAGGCCGATTTCCAAGTCGGTCTCTTTCGTAGTTCTAGGTAAGAGGTGA
- a CDS encoding ribonuclease P protein component 1, with amino-acid sequence MRKNNFLQYDLIGKNIRIISYSDPYLVGKTGIVLLETERTLLIDDGQSRFIVFKSNGVFELDFKRHRVCICGEALVGKPVKRLR; translated from the coding sequence ATGAGAAAAAATAATTTTTTACAATATGATCTTATTGGAAAAAATATAAGAATAATAAGTTATTCTGATCCTTACTTAGTTGGGAAGACAGGAATTGTATTATTGGAGACCGAGAGAACTCTTCTTATAGACGATGGGCAATCTCGATTTATTGTCTTTAAATCCAACGGAGTCTTTGAGTTAGATTTTAAAAGACATCGAGTATGTATATGTGGCGAAGCCTTAGTAGGTAAACCGGTTAAGAGGTTGAGGTGA
- the rpmC gene encoding 50S ribosomal protein L29: MNRLEELRVDLLKRKAEARLGTLKNTSSIRNARKEMARIYTILSEKKRNEKK; the protein is encoded by the coding sequence ATGAATCGTCTTGAGGAGCTTAGAGTTGACTTGCTGAAGAGAAAAGCGGAAGCACGATTGGGTACATTGAAAAATACGTCTTCCATAAGGAACGCCAGAAAAGAGATGGCAAGAATTTATACTATATTATCTGAGAAAAAGAGAAATGAGAAAAAATAA
- a CDS encoding 30S ribosomal protein S3: MVDIKKYFLQKSMTRVMVDEFLAKEYYNAEYAGSDISKTPMGTRVTIYAGRPAIIIGKDGKTIKRLAQIFERYFNLENPQITVTQPEKPELNARVMAFRLAVTLEKGYHFRRAAFITIRKIMNAGALGAEVIVSGKITSERAKFEKLKEGIVYKTGNSLDIMVDRAIAIATLKMGIYGVEVVITKPVRTIDKISLKEATETPSSSGEVKVTNVRIIDETENPSSMKDMSGGVEGGQEN, translated from the coding sequence TTGGTAGATATAAAGAAGTATTTTCTTCAAAAATCCATGACCAGAGTCATGGTTGACGAGTTTCTAGCTAAGGAATATTATAATGCAGAGTATGCAGGTTCAGATATAAGCAAGACACCAATGGGTACTAGAGTAACTATTTATGCAGGAAGGCCTGCAATTATAATTGGCAAAGATGGTAAAACAATAAAGAGACTCGCCCAGATTTTCGAGCGCTATTTTAACCTGGAGAACCCTCAGATTACAGTAACCCAACCGGAGAAGCCCGAACTTAACGCAAGAGTTATGGCTTTCAGGCTTGCCGTTACCTTAGAAAAGGGTTACCACTTTAGAAGGGCTGCGTTTATAACAATAAGAAAGATAATGAACGCCGGAGCATTAGGCGCGGAAGTTATAGTAAGTGGTAAGATAACCTCTGAGCGAGCTAAGTTTGAGAAATTAAAGGAAGGGATAGTGTATAAAACAGGGAACAGTTTAGATATCATGGTAGATAGAGCTATAGCGATAGCTACATTGAAAATGGGTATTTATGGTGTAGAGGTGGTTATAACTAAGCCGGTAAGAACCATAGACAAGATCTCATTGAAAGAGGCAACAGAGACTCCCTCGAGCAGTGGAGAAGTCAAAGTTACCAATGTGAGGATAATTGATGAGACCGAAAATCCAAGTTCCATGAAGGATATGTCAGGAGGTGTGGAGGGTGGGCAAGAGAACTAA
- a CDS encoding 50S ribosomal protein L22, whose amino-acid sequence MGSWTYPILDVDDSRVGKAVVRNVPVSIKDLYNVTKSIRGMKVKDAQAFLQRVLDKKESLPYWRYDHGASHKSDISKKWKVKSGRYPEKAINYVLKALDNALANAQGKGLDEDNLKIIHIAAHKGIIIKRFLPRAFGRATKKYNRTSHIEVIVGEV is encoded by the coding sequence ATGGGTTCATGGACTTATCCTATATTGGATGTGGATGATAGCCGGGTCGGTAAGGCGGTAGTTAGGAACGTTCCGGTGTCTATAAAAGATCTATATAACGTTACTAAGTCTATACGAGGTATGAAAGTTAAGGATGCGCAAGCCTTTCTTCAACGTGTCCTCGATAAGAAGGAATCGCTGCCTTATTGGAGATATGATCACGGTGCTTCACACAAATCTGATATATCTAAAAAATGGAAAGTTAAAAGTGGCAGGTATCCGGAGAAGGCAATAAACTATGTACTCAAGGCTTTAGATAATGCCTTAGCAAATGCTCAAGGAAAAGGTTTAGATGAGGACAACTTGAAGATCATTCATATAGCTGCCCATAAGGGCATAATTATTAAGAGGTTCTTGCCAAGGGCCTTTGGAAGGGCTACCAAGAAGTATAACAGAACCTCTCATATTGAGGTTATAGTAGGTGAGGTGTAA
- a CDS encoding 30S ribosomal protein S19 — protein MSEIPAEWKKFRYRGKSLEDLVNMPMDEFIKLLPARQRRSLKKGFTPSERSLIEKIRKIRRDNKIDKPIKTHVRSLVILPEMIGLKFAVYNGKQFVEFQVVPEMIGHYLGEFSIPIQKVEHGEPGLKATRSSLFMAMKG, from the coding sequence ATGTCAGAGATCCCAGCAGAATGGAAAAAGTTCAGATACAGGGGTAAGTCTTTGGAAGATCTAGTGAACATGCCTATGGATGAGTTCATTAAACTGCTTCCAGCTAGGCAGAGAAGGTCATTAAAGAAAGGTTTTACCCCATCAGAAAGGTCTTTAATTGAGAAAATCAGAAAAATAAGAAGAGATAACAAAATAGATAAACCGATAAAGACTCACGTCAGAAGTTTGGTCATATTACCTGAAATGATTGGGTTAAAATTTGCAGTGTATAACGGTAAACAATTTGTCGAGTTTCAGGTTGTTCCTGAGATGATAGGTCATTACTTGGGCGAGTTCTCAATACCTATACAGAAAGTTGAACATGGAGAGCCAGGGCTCAAGGCTACAAGATCGAGTCTCTTCATGGCTATGAAAGGGTGA
- a CDS encoding 50S ribosomal protein L2 — protein MGKKLLQQRAGRGNINFRNPGWLRIGAARYPAVKGHHIGKVLEIHHNPGMLEPVAEIKMDDGTRFYVPAIQGLIVGQKIEIGDGASPSIGNIIPAKDLPEGANVCNVELHRGDGGRYARMAGSYAIIVGKSEGKVILRLPSGKIKEVDENSLVTVGMVAGGGVSEKPLLKAGNNYWKYKVKATKWPNVRGVAMNVVSHPHGGGLHQSVSRSSTVARNTPPGRKVGHIAARRTGRRERK, from the coding sequence TTGGGCAAGAAGTTATTGCAACAAAGAGCTGGAAGAGGAAATATTAACTTTAGGAATCCAGGTTGGTTAAGGATTGGAGCAGCTAGGTACCCCGCTGTAAAGGGTCATCATATTGGTAAAGTACTTGAGATACATCACAATCCAGGGATGTTGGAACCTGTAGCGGAAATAAAAATGGACGACGGAACTCGTTTCTATGTTCCAGCAATTCAGGGTTTAATTGTTGGTCAGAAAATTGAAATTGGAGACGGTGCATCTCCATCAATTGGCAATATAATACCTGCTAAGGATTTGCCGGAGGGCGCTAATGTTTGTAACGTCGAACTACATAGGGGGGATGGGGGTAGATACGCTAGAATGGCAGGAAGTTATGCTATAATAGTTGGAAAATCAGAGGGGAAAGTTATACTCAGATTACCTTCAGGAAAAATAAAGGAGGTCGATGAGAATTCTTTGGTCACAGTTGGTATGGTGGCGGGTGGAGGAGTATCAGAGAAACCACTTCTAAAGGCAGGGAATAACTACTGGAAATATAAGGTCAAGGCTACGAAGTGGCCTAATGTAAGGGGTGTAGCTATGAACGTGGTTTCACATCCGCATGGCGGTGGATTACATCAAAGTGTTAGCAGATCAAGTACTGTTGCTAGAAACACACCGCCAGGCAGGAAAGTGGGTCATATTGCTGCTCGCAGGACAGGAAGGAGGGAAAGGAAATGA
- a CDS encoding 50S ribosomal protein L23 has product MIRESISTEKSVRLLDSSNTLVIIVDRNDNKSTIKRNVEKTFGVKVEKVNVTITPRGEKKAYIRLSPEYKASEIAQKLSTI; this is encoded by the coding sequence ATGATTAGGGAAAGCATCTCTACAGAAAAGTCTGTTAGGCTTTTGGATTCTAGCAACACTTTAGTTATTATTGTAGATAGAAACGACAATAAGTCTACAATTAAAAGGAATGTGGAGAAGACGTTCGGGGTTAAGGTGGAGAAGGTTAACGTAACTATAACACCAAGAGGAGAAAAGAAAGCCTACATTAGGTTGTCTCCAGAATATAAGGCTTCTGAGATAGCTCAGAAGTTGAGTACGATATGA
- the rpl4p gene encoding 50S ribosomal protein L4 has product MFVLLNQKPAQVMDLSGNKVKEISLPEIFSYPVRKDLIRRAFHSSFSMGLQPKGRDIMAGKRTTAKSFGINLGLARVPRVRGAGEGALAPNTVGGRTAFPPSTRERIHEDINEKEKRLAIISALSATTERDIVNKRGHRFAGNLPVILTDDLGQIARTQDLEEILIKLGFADELERSGYKRIRAGRGKMRGRRYKRTVGPLLVLHDSKLPVINAALNLPGVDVVSAKEVSVIHLAPGGHPGRLVIYTESSLKVLQDRLGGLIK; this is encoded by the coding sequence ATGTTCGTACTGTTAAATCAAAAACCTGCTCAAGTAATGGACCTTTCGGGAAATAAGGTAAAGGAAATTTCGTTACCAGAGATATTTAGTTACCCGGTGAGGAAAGACCTGATAAGAAGAGCTTTTCATTCTTCGTTCTCCATGGGATTGCAACCAAAGGGAAGAGATATAATGGCGGGTAAGAGAACTACGGCAAAGAGCTTTGGTATAAACCTCGGTCTAGCTAGAGTTCCACGTGTTAGGGGTGCGGGTGAAGGCGCATTAGCTCCTAACACTGTCGGGGGAAGGACAGCCTTTCCTCCATCTACAAGGGAGAGAATACATGAGGATATAAATGAAAAAGAGAAGAGACTTGCAATCATTAGTGCTTTATCAGCAACAACTGAGAGGGATATTGTGAATAAGCGTGGGCATAGGTTCGCTGGGAATTTGCCTGTTATCCTAACTGACGATCTGGGGCAGATTGCGAGGACTCAAGACTTGGAGGAGATATTAATTAAGCTAGGTTTCGCGGACGAACTCGAGAGATCTGGTTATAAGAGGATAAGAGCGGGTAGAGGTAAGATGAGAGGAAGAAGATACAAACGTACGGTCGGGCCCCTGCTAGTTTTACATGATTCTAAATTACCGGTAATCAATGCCGCGTTAAACTTGCCCGGTGTTGATGTAGTTTCAGCTAAGGAAGTAAGTGTGATACATCTAGCTCCTGGAGGACATCCTGGTAGGTTAGTCATTTATACTGAGTCGTCTCTTAAGGTACTTCAGGATAGATTAGGGGGTCTCATAAAATGA
- a CDS encoding 50S ribosomal protein L3 has translation MGHRKSSSPRRGSAGLRPRKRSDELLPSPRSYPKLGLPTPTALGFVGYKVGMTHVFMIDEDKSSSMYGKEIYTPVTVIEVPPVHVLSLRAYGLDGKGEHVVIGEVWGELGEATKYVSRRIRGLKDTKKGLEEQSKNITSNLDKISYLRLLISTQPYLIPSLGKKTPDIVEVQIDGGNIESQIEYAMKLLGKTLSVRDIFKEGQLVDIIGVTKGHGFQGVIKRYGVQELPRWHKHRKGSRKVGTKGPSLGTPSYVPQPGQMGFHRRTEYNKRILRISDNVDQINPKGGFVRYGVVKNTYLLIEGSTIGSIKRPLFLRYPIRPYSTQLPIPKVTYVDLNSKQG, from the coding sequence ATGGGACACAGAAAATCATCTTCGCCAAGAAGAGGTTCGGCCGGCTTAAGGCCAAGGAAAAGGTCTGACGAGCTTTTGCCGTCTCCCAGATCGTATCCAAAATTGGGATTGCCCACTCCTACGGCCCTTGGGTTTGTGGGATATAAGGTGGGCATGACTCACGTTTTCATGATAGATGAGGATAAGTCGTCGTCCATGTATGGTAAGGAAATTTACACGCCCGTTACAGTCATCGAAGTGCCTCCTGTTCATGTGCTATCATTAAGAGCGTATGGCTTAGACGGAAAAGGCGAGCATGTAGTGATAGGAGAGGTGTGGGGAGAACTTGGCGAGGCAACTAAATATGTTTCTAGAAGGATTAGAGGTTTGAAAGATACCAAGAAAGGTCTTGAAGAGCAATCAAAAAACATCACATCAAACTTAGATAAAATATCTTACCTCAGGCTTCTCATATCAACTCAGCCTTATTTAATTCCTTCCTTAGGGAAGAAAACTCCTGATATTGTTGAGGTTCAAATAGATGGTGGAAACATAGAGAGCCAGATTGAATACGCTATGAAACTTCTAGGAAAAACCCTTAGTGTAAGGGATATATTTAAAGAGGGTCAGCTTGTGGATATAATTGGGGTTACTAAAGGACATGGTTTTCAGGGTGTTATAAAGAGATATGGGGTGCAAGAGTTGCCCAGATGGCATAAGCATAGGAAGGGAAGCAGAAAGGTAGGCACTAAAGGGCCATCTTTAGGAACGCCGAGCTATGTTCCTCAACCGGGTCAGATGGGATTTCATAGAAGAACGGAATACAATAAGAGAATATTAAGGATATCAGATAATGTAGACCAAATAAATCCAAAGGGAGGATTTGTTAGATATGGGGTAGTAAAGAATACGTACCTTTTAATTGAAGGCTCCACTATCGGTTCTATTAAGAGACCGTTATTCCTTAGGTATCCAATTAGACCTTACTCTACACAGTTACCAATACCCAAAGTGACATATGTTGACCTAAACAGTAAGCAAGGGTGA